The segment TGCTGGGACCGACAGGCGCCTGCCGTCCTTGCAGGGGGAAAACCCAGCCATCCTAcctccagctccttcaggaCATGaaggctgctgctctctgcattGTCCTGGTCGGTTGTGAAGAGCATGGTTTTGTTCTGCATAAACACGAGCACATAGAGAGGGTAGGGTTAGTGGCTGACGGCCCAACAGACGTGCACAACAGAGGCTGGAGACCATCCCTGtgccctgggagcagggacaTCCCACCTGAGCCCCCTGGGGACCGCCCCACAACAGGCAGCATTTCTTCTTGTTCCAGCCAGCCCTGCACACAGCTGAGGCGGCCCTTGGCTCTCCTGGagctcttttcttttgcaatatttttgctGGGTGCACGGTGGCAGCATTGAGACAGTTTTAGCTCCGAGCAGGCAGCTTTGTGCCTGCTGGAGTTGTATTTTTGGCTACCCTTTGCTTTCCCCTAAGCACACCCGTGTGAGCCAGGCCCTGGTGTGATTGATGCTGGATGCGTAAAGGATGAAAAacccaccccagccccaagTATTCTCCGAAGCAGGCATGAAGGGCCTCGGAGCAGGACTGAAACAAACCTGCAAGTCCTTGatcctctgctgcagcttctccgTCTCATTGTTCAGCTCGGTGGCGTAGCTGAAGTAGGCAAagttcttcccttccttttcaaTGAACCCATTCGCCAGCTGGTCGATGTCCCCGTTCTccgccagctccagcagccgcTTGTAAGCCACCTCCCGGCTCTCGAAGCTCTCCCCTTGCCTCCGCTTTGCCTTCCGGGCTGCCTtcaaggctgaggggagacagAAAATCTGAGCCGTGCATGTCCCTACCAGTATAGTTCTTGTCTGTGGGTGTGGAGTGGTTTAACAGGGACCTTGGGACAAAGGgggagcagtgctggagggGCAACAAGCTCCTCTAATTTCTAATTTCCCCAGGAAATTAAGCAGGGAGCTCACAGTCTGCGTAGGAATGGGGCAAACTCATCAGGAACATTccctaggaggaaaaaaaagacctaaaGCTGTGGAAACCACGGTGCTCATATATCACTCTTCATCCTTTTCACCTCGTTTGGGGCTGGGAGCGTTCCCCTGAGCTTCCCTGCCCTGAGgatggtgaaggaggaggggagatgCCGTGCCTTTGGGCTGCAGAGCTACgagctgctgaaagcagccccCTTCCACCCTGCAGACTCCTGGTTTGTGGTTTCAGTTACAGGGGGCTTCTCACATGTGCtaccttctttctttttggccTCTTCCTCCAATTCAAAGCGATCCGTGAATTTGGCGAGCACAAAGGTTTTCAGCTTGTTCTCCTGGTGACGGATGCGCTCCCGCTCCTGCACCTCGACGTTGTACTGGACAGTGTCTTTGCTGTGCCTTTCGTTCATGGCTGAAATCCTCGCCAGAGCCTCCACCCTGCACGTGGAGAGCTCCAAGTTACACCGTGCGCAGGTGGAAAGCAGCACGGGTAGAAGGATTTGTACACCTGACCCAACTTATTGCAGCCGGGTCACTCAGACCGCAGCCTGGTTGACCTCTGCTCCTGGTCCCCAAGCAGGGGCAGTGCCCCCCATCCCAAAAAACATCCGGGGTAGGTGGAATGAACACCCTGGCAGCACCGATCTCCCTTCACAGAGACCCCTAGCCCTTAGGCAGCTCCCAGTCCTAGACAAGAGGGGCTGTAACCCATCTCTCTTCCCACTGACACCAGTCACAGAAGTTGCCCTGGCCTCAGAGGGCTCGCGAGGCCGCGCACCGCTGCTCGTATGCCTGCGTGGACTGCTCCACGGCGGCGTCCATCCTGCTCTTCTGCTGGTCCAGATGCTTACGGAGCTTCGCGTAGAAGTTGTCCAGGATGGCTTTCTGGATTCGAAGGTTTTCGATCTCTTCTCGGAGCTTGTTATTGGCGGCCAGGATGGTATCAAAACGGACTGTGAcctggggagagggaagcaAAAGGTTTGCGGctggtgcagggctgggtctgCGCTGAAAGACCTTGACCGGGGCTAGGACAGACACGGCGCAAGAGATCTGAAGCGGGCCCTGCACTGTTCTCCTCCCAAGGATGATCtcagcagagagctggagctggcaTTGTCCAGGGCAAAGTGGCTCCAGGCAGCTCGGTTTTGTCACTAAACAGGTGCAGACCTTTGGGCTTCTTGGCTTGGAACACGTGCTACATTTGGGTCACGGAGCTTGAAGGAGCCTTTGAGATATTCTGGGATTATTCAGGGCAGGGGAAGAAGCCGAGTCCTTCGCACAGTTTGTGTGAACCAAATGCATCCGTGTCGTTACCCTTCGTCCTGATCAAGAAGCATTTTGCACGCAGGCCCTAGAGTGGCCCCACGTCGTGTCCAAAGCCTTGCAAAATGTTTGCTTACATTGTTTAGACGCATCTCCAGGGTCTGAATCTGGTTTTGCAGCCATTTGCTACTGTTTGCTTGCTTCACCTTCGTTGCTATCAGGTTTTGCCTCACAATCTTTTTTTGCAGCTCCAGgatctgcacacacacagaaaaaataaatacataatccCCACCCCTGCATTCTGGATTCTTGTCAGGACACTCAGCCAAAGAAAATACCCTCTGTTGACCTGAGCTACAGCAACCACGTTATTAATGAGCTCACAGTTATGGAAGCATCTCCAATCCCAAAGGATCCCATTCTGCACACGCAGAATGACTGGGAACCGCTTTATTCTCATGTCACCAAGGAAATGAAGCTGCCTCCAGAGGGAAATTCAGCGGGCGTTGAGCAAGGCACAGCAACGCTCTTTGTAGGGTGGAAGAGGCAACGAGGACAGATTTTTGGTGGTGGTTCCCATGCTGGCCACACAGCGATCTGCGCAGTCCTCCCTGGGAACGAGCGGAGGAAAATGTTTGCCAGAACTGGAGGGCTGCCAGCGGAAATAAATCCGCGAGGCGAACGAAGCAGCTGGAGAACAATGAAGCCGGGGGCAGGTGGGAGAGCTGTGACTCAGCCACGAAATCCTGAAGTCCCGAACCGAAAGCTAACCCCGTTATGGAAAGCtctgcagcatctccagcaACTGCGAATCCCCTGAGCGCGTTCCCTGACTTCTGTCACGGGGAACTAGCTCGgggcagagggctgcaggaacCTGTCACTTCTGTAGCACCCCATTTTCCCTGGCCCCCCACCCAGTGTTGACCAAACCAAAGCAGTCTGTCCTTCGGAGAAGCTGTAGGGCTTCTCAGATTCTGCTCAACCAacccttccatttttttttttgcctctttttcagGGACGGAAAAAGTGCAGGGGAATGCACAGGGATGTTGTGTGACCATCCAAGGGGAGCTGCAGACACCGGAGGGACAACGAGGACTGGAGCTGGACCTCAGTCTCCCAGCCAGCGCTGCTGGCTCGAATGGGAGCCTGGCTGTATCCACTCATCCCTGTCCTGTTTCCTTTGCGCAGAGGCAGCTTTATATTCCAGGGCCtgaattaaatgctttttacaTACTGGAGTAAATTCATTCCatggctctgctctgctgtatCGTGCTCGGCCGGGGACCTGTTCGGACGCTCTTACCTGGCTGTCCTGCTCAGCTAGCAGggcttttctgtctctgatCAGGCAGTCGTACTGATCCTTGGTCTGCAAGAGGCACTTGAGCTCCATACGATTTCTGTCGTCCTGCATCACGTTTCTCAGGGAGCTGATCTGGCTCAGTGTTAACGACATCCCCCTGTGTTCTTCCTTCAGCGACTCTATTTCTTTCCTACAGAAGAAGAAGGACGAACGGCATGAAGCACATCcctcctgcagtgctggggcagGTCCTCACCCCTCTCCATCCCAGCACCGGAGATCTCAGCATGAACCCCACGGAGCCCGGCGGGGTTGTGCTCACTCCTGGGCGTGTATCTGCTGCCTCACGTTGGCACCAAAACATTTCCTCCTCTCCGCGGAGATCCGAAACTGCTTCTGCAGTCTGCTGAACTCTGCCTCGATGCGACATTCCTTCTCCTTCGCGGTGAAGTCTGAGAGCGTGCGCCTCAACCCAGACCCCCTCAGCTGCTACAGAcagggaaaaatgtaaataaaaaaaaaaaaagaaagcttggTCACTGCAGCTCGTCTGGGCGCAGGTTAATGCCACCACACCTCCAGTGGTGTGGCACACCCCCGCTGCTTCCTCCTAATGTACTCGTTGCCACCCAAAGCCCCGAGCCAGGCAGACTGTGTGAGTATTTCTGATCCTCTTCAGAGCAAAGTCCGTTGTGCTTCGGTTTTTACCTTCGAGCGCTTCATTTTTCCCGTCTGACTCCACCGTTTGCTCTGCAGAGACCTCGACGCGGGACGGGGGAGCCTTCCCGGGGACCAGCCTGGTTTCCAAGGGGAGAAATGAAacctggggacagggatggggacaggacggTCACACTGATGCCACGGGCCGGCTCAGGGTCGTGGCggcgctgccctgcccagccccgagCACCCGCTTGCGTGTTTGGCACACCAGGAAACCGCCGCAGATGGCTGCGCGATGGGTAAAGGAGAGTTTTGTACTGATGTCGTCCCCAAACACGCTCCTCTTGCCCGCTGGATAAGCAGGGGGAGAACAGATGGTTCGAGCTGTTCTACCCCGAGCCGTACCTGGGTTTCCATAGAAATCCCACTGAGGCTGGGCCCCCCCCTCCGTGCCGGTGGGCAGAGCCCCCGGGGAGCCCGTGGGGCCATCAGCTCATGCACGGCTGCAGCCACGGAGGGCGCAAGGGGCTGATCCTGCAAACCCTCGCCCCCCAGCTGTGGcagacacccatgggtgctccccTGTCCGTCCATCCCCCCCGGATGCTCACCCTTCCGCAGGGCTCTGCGGTTCCTCTCCAGAGCCAAGGAAGCAGTTGGGGTTTTCCTGGGGAAAATCCCTCGCTCCCAGTGGGAAGCACGGGAAGGATGAGACCCAGCACGGAGCAGGGAGGGCCAGCAGCCGGTCctgagcctcctggaaccggtGCTGGCCTGGTTGCCGCGGCGGCATCGCCGCACCGGAGCGCGGCTGGGGACCGCGCGGGGACTCCGGCAAGGTGGATGGTTTGGAAACCGAccctgaaagcagccctgaagcgGGTGCTCTGATGTCTTCCTGATCGTGCGTCCACAGCAGGCAGAAACCTTCATTTACCTGCTCTGTTTCCCTCTGAAGTGTTTAATTTTATCCCGTTACCTGGGAATTTGAAGCCTTTCGCTCCGACCAGAGGGCAGCACCTGGAGCCTGGccgtccccagcagctccctgggctttcttcctgatttttttttttttccagttttgcttgGAGAGGCAGCAGCCACCATCTCGCCAAGGCAGAGGTACCCCCTGTCCAAAGAGCCCAACAGCTGGCACTGCCAACACACCTGGGGAAGGACCCTGGGGACAGAGACTTGGGGGCAGCCAATGCGGGGGACAAATTCAGGATTCACacctgctcctctcccttccGCGCAGGGAAGCACACAGCCTGACTCACAAGAACCATAAAAATCCCTTCCCTGTAAGACGGAGAGCGTGGTCGGCTCCTTCCCAGGGCGGTTGGGTTGCTTCGCGAGGCTCAGATCCCCGGGGCAGAAGCACGAGATGGCACCGGAGGCTGCAGCCGGGCATTGCAGCGCTGTTTTTTGCAGCCCTGGTGTTGCTCAGCTCTGGGATGAAGCTGAGCGCAGGGCGTCTGCTTCCCAGTTCGTACATCTGCAGCCAGTGCAGTTAGTTCAGGTGACGAACAAAACCCCCAAGCAGCTCATCGCTCCTGAGACTGCGCCTGCCCTTCATCCCGGAGACTTCGATGAGCTAATGAGCCGGCCACCACGTTCCAGGCTAATTCACCGACAGGTAGGCTCTGAGGATGTGTTtaactggaaattatttttacagaagaaagcagaacgTGGCACTGGATAACAAAAATCCCTACCAcgggcagagcagccctgggaaGGCACCAGAGCCTGTGCAGCCACCCTGGGTCCGGGGAAAGCTCGCTGAGCTTTTCGTGCTGTTTCTGCATGATGGACACCTCCGAGGGGCAGTAACGACAGCATCTCGGGGATCAGATCCTCACTCATGTGGCCtcagttctcccttctctccagcTGGTTTCCCTTCACCCTCAGCAGAGTCAAACCTCTGGTTCAGCAcaaaggcagagctgcagggctgggcatTATGTTCCCCGAAACAACACTGCTGAGTGCCTCAAAAGCTGTCCTAGAGAGCCTGGTTTCCCTTGGCATGGCCTTGTCCAGCCTCAAAATACAGCCCCAAAATACAGCCCCAAAATACAGCCCCAAAATACAGCCCCAAAATACAGCCCCAAAATATCATCCATCCTCGTGGTCCTTCTCGATGGACCAGCTCTCAATTGTTTAAGCCACAAGCAAGTCAGTAAATTAAACTACTGAGGAGCAATCTGATTTGGTAGAGTCTGTGTCTGTCACACTCGTTGCAGGAGCATTTGTTTTACTAAAAGGAACTGTTTTCACCCAAACAATGCTCGCTGTCAGACTCCTCTGAACCAGCGTGACTTCATTGTCTGGCCGGACCTTCAGGCTGCGGCTGAGAAGAATGGTAATTAGAGCAGGACGAGATCAGCTGTAGCATCTGAACGCAACGAACCTCTATCTTCTGgaagaaaccaaagaaaagtaacttttggtgcaattttccttttaacCCACCTTCCCTGACTTAATAGATACACTTAGCGTTAACTGACGTGGAGAAATTACTCCTTCAGCTGCAGATTTGGCGTCTAATTAAGCCTGCTGGAACTGTTTTAAGGGCCGTATTCTCACCTGTGCAGCCAGCGTAAATCCTTCCTGATTTCGGTGCTATTTGCACAGATTTCCCCGTTTCACACGGTCCGGTGaaatgggggctgcgggggctgccagGCTGGGCCGGTTCTCGTCTGAGCTCACCTGCCCGCGGGCGGCCCTACAACGCCCGGGCAAATCTCTGGGGTGAGCTGCAGAATCAGGCCCGTATTTTCATGCAAATGTAATATATTCGTGTTACTTAATCCCTATTTATAACAAATCCAGAACTTAATTCTACTTAACCCGTCTTCGGTGTTTGACACATGAAATCTGTGAGTCAGAGGGCTATATATGGAACTGTCAAaactttctttccctccccccccccccccccaaaaagcctgTATTAAATCATAaactcccagcagcagcactgggagcaccGGGAAGATGCTGGCATTACTAAGGCAGCACGGGATGGGGAGCTAGCTTCTCGGCCAGAAGCCCCATAACAAAACCCGGCAGAACAAGCCCCGAATTCAGACGCCCAAGGTCCATTACTGCCAAAACGTCACGTAGGTAGCAGGACGGGAGGGAGACATCCCCGTGCGGGCACACGGCCCCGCGTCTGAAGAGGAATCGGTGTGAAGtgaggggagaggaggctgcCAGCCGCACAGCTGTCATCCCTCTCCGCTCGGAGGAAACGGTCACCGAGCGTTTCCTGCAGATGGGCTTCTTCCGAATTGCTGACACCGGGCGAAACGCGGCTTCCAGCAGCTAGCTGACTCCCTCGTGACATTCCTCCGTGCTTTTATAGGGCCATTTTAGTTCCCCGGGACTTGACTTTGAAAAACCAAAGCTCTCTCCCACCACTGGCTCAGCCCTAATAACAGGGATTTGCTTCGGCAGCCGTGCTGAATTACAGACGTCTCTGACTGCAGAGGTGGCCGAGCCGAATTGCTGCTCAGGGGCTGCTGCGGCAGGTGGGCagacacagaataaaaacagctgGGGACACGCTGTCTGAGCCACCTCTGTCTGAAAGCAGTGAAAGCCCTCTGAAAATCTCACTGCCCTTGGGTCAAACCGGCATCACAGCAGGCGCTCACACGCTGCGGGAAATTTTAGCTGCAGCAGTGGGAGAGAAGAGGTATCGGAGAGGCCAAGGACAGAGCggtttgcagaagctgctgtcGCTTGGGATCCTGCCTGCCCAGGCCCCAGGCTCTCcctgcagggattttttttggctgtgaCGCAGGCGAAGCCGTACCAAGTAAGGttctcagcagggctgctgaACCCCTAACCGCTTCGGAGGGACACGGCCGTTTTGCAGCATAAAACCCGAGCAGGAGGCAAGTCCTGCTCCGGGTTTGGGATGCTCACTGCAAGAGCTCTGAAATGCCGGCGGGACGCTTGGCTAGGTCAAACACTCAGCCTAATAAATCCCCTCCGTGACCTCGCAGGTCTCCCCAGAGAAGTCCGCCGGCAGATCTGGAAATCCTCGATGCCAGATCCGTCTGGAGAGCACCAGGAAGACGGGCAGGAGGTGTCTGAGGACGGCAGGACACCGCTGTGGGGTCGGAAAGGGaagccccttccctgcccatCCCCGTGGCTTTGTGTCAGCTCGGGGCTGAGCCGGGCAGCCCGGCAGCAGGCAGCGGGTACAGCCGGTTTTAGAAGAGCTATTTCCAATTAATCACCGCTGATCACCATCCCGTGCAGTGCTCTGGATCAGGACTAAGAACACGGTATTAGTTGAGCGTGCTCTGGAAGTGGCTTAAGGCGAGTGAGGATTGGCCTATATCAGATCACTCAGGGAAACTATTTtgaattaacatttaaaagcaattaattaAACTGCTGTATGGGTGTTCTGCACCATCTGCATTCGgtttctcttattttattttttttcaaaatcaagtgAAGACTGCTTGATTGCTGGGTAGGGCATGGGCACGGGAGGAAAGGATCCTGGGGGACCCTCAAACCCCAGAAAAAGCAGGACGCCAGGGTGAACCTGCCTTGAGGAACCATAGCCCTGCTCGTGCCCGGCGTGTTTTTTTGGGACAGTCCCAGACCTTTTTGTCTCCAAGACCTTGGCTTTACGGGAGAGGTTTGCGCACCCCAGGGTGTTCCCTTCCGACAGCAACCACGGCACTGGGAAGGAAACCGGGTGCACCGACTGCTCTCCTTCAGGCTCGGTGATGCTAAAGCCCGTGTAAATAGGTGGCAGTACGAGGCATTAGTGTGGCCAAAAGCCGGCAAATGACAGCCACGGATCACCAGGGCTGCCCCTGCCTGAGCGTGGCATGGCGGCCACGTGGCAGGAGCAGAAAACCAgggcaagagcagcagcaggtcggtggcagggcaaggcagggcTCCCTCGGCACAAGCCTCACTGGAGAGAAACCATCCcggcagagctgcctgcagcctttTGCTTTGATTTAGGACGTGTCCCCTAGTAATTACCCTGCCTCGGCCCTTCCATTTTTCCGAGGCGATATTTCAGAGCAGCGCGCGTGCTGAGAATAGCCGCTTCCCCAGCCTACCGCCGGCACCTCAGCCCTTCCCCGAAGGAGGAACAGATTGTTCTGAACAGTCTGGTCCATTTGCCATTTATACGAGCTGGCTGGGCTTGCTGTTTATTGCCGCTCACTCAGCAGCTGATCTTTTGCAAGACGGGAGCCATcggctgcctcccctcctgccagcctTTGCTCCATGCCCCTTGTCGCAAGTCCAAGGCTTTTTGTGGGACATGGGCTGGTTTTGGTAACAGGCGGTTGTTACTTCAGAGTTGGTCTAAATCAAGCTTTATTAAGCAAATCCCAAGGGTTCAGGCTGAATAGTTCTCCTAGTGCAAGTCTGGAGTGTCTCCTGAGGAAAGGCAGAAGTGATGCTAATGGCAGCCGGGTTACGGGGAGTCCTGCTgggtgttttgctttgtgtcttAGTGCGCATCGATGGGGCTGGTTCAGAAGGAACCTGCACAGCTTGGAACCGGGCTGGaagacagagctgttttttcatCCCGCTGCTGTCAGGCTGGAAGACAGAGCTGGTTTCCCATCCTGCTGCTGACAGTGACCTGCCCACGCCTGGGCTGGGCGTGCGGGACCGTCCTGCCCCACCGGCCCCATGTGCTCCCTGCTTTCACAGCAGCCCTTCCCCAGGAGGGACCCGCAGGGACAGCAGGGTGGCACGGCCAGGGAGGGCTGTGCTGGACAGGGcgcagggacacggggatgcagggacacagggacacgaGGACACAAGGACACAGCCACCCCATGCCTGCTcgggtgggaggagaggagcaggaggcagcagagctgcaccagTTGCTTGGCAACTCCCCTGAAGATCCACCCTGCCAGAAAACCTTTTCTCCATCACCGATGCCCCATCCTTCAGCCGCCCTTCCAGCTGCACCCGGCTTCCTCGAGCCTCCAAAGTTACTGGTCAAACCTGGCCTGAAAATCCACCTCGCTCTGCTGGGACTGCCCAGCACCTGCAGTCTTTGAGGGAAGGCTCCATCGCCAGGCTTCTCCTCCTTCACGTCTGCGCTTCCACTTTCCGAAAAGCCCCAGTGCTCCATCAGTGGCCACACAGCTCCATCAGTGGCCACACAGCTCCACCAGTGGCCATACAGCCCCATCAGTGGCCATACAGCTCCATCAGTGGCCACACAGCCCCATCAGTGGCCACACAGCCCCATCAGTGGCCATACAGCTCCATCAGTGGCCACACAGCCCCATCAGTGGCCACACAGCCCCATCAGTGGCCACACAGCCCCATCAGTGGCCATAAAACCCCAACAGTGGCCATAAAACCCCATCAGTGGCCATACAGCTCCATCAGTGGCCATACAGCCCCATCAGTGGCCATAAAACCCCATCAGTGGCCATACAGCTCCATCAATGGCCATACAGCCCCCCGACCCACGAGGTGCTGACGCCAGCTCAGGACCTGCCCGCCCTGATGCTGGATtcggggctgctgcagggggtgCTGCACCAATTCTGCTGTGGACCTGGGGGACCAGGATTTATTCCTGCTTCTGCTCAGCTTGCCTGTGcgcagagaggaggaagaaaggagacgGGTCCAGGTGGCCCCTGGCATTTCACAGGGACCAGCCCCGGGAGGCAGCACCCCCCTCGCGCAGCAGGACCACCGGGCTCGGCGCCGGGCCAGGCAGGCAGGATGAGGCTCACATCTCCCCGCACTGCCTTTCCCCCGGGAGATGCTCCCAGTTTTATCACCCGTCAGCGTCAGGAGCCGGTGGCGGTGGCAGCAGGTCCTGCAGGAGCCCGGCGTCACCGTCACCGTCGGGGCAGGATGAGGCATCCAAAAATctcatcgcccccccccccgtgcctcgGCATTAGCTGACTCGTGTGGGAGCCGCTCGTTCTGCTCGCAGCTAATGAAGGGGTGAGGTtccttgaagaaaacaaagcgGTCTCAGCCTGACAAAGCtttgttctggatttttttttttttttttttcccgctaGGAACAGTGGCTGGAATTTTCCTCTTGGCAGCGCTGACACAAGCCCTTCTCCTCCGGGGCGGGAGGGGAATGTGGCCCGCTGATATCACACGCCAAGTTTAGCTGGGGATAATGATATGCTGTTTGGGTTTCTATAGATTCGCAGGTCATTTCGCAAACATGAATTAATCTTGACAACGCAGCTGCAAGGAAATGGAGGTTTTATTGTTCCTGGTTTAAAGAGGGGGGAACTGAGACACGGGGCATAAACGCATTTCACAGGGGTGCAGAGAAAGCGGGCGATGAAGGCAGGGAGCAAGCCAGGGTCCCGAAAGCTTTTCCGCTTCTCGCAGCGCCGCAGAGCATCCTTCCCACACAAAGCCGCTTGCTTGCATCATTTTACACCAGCCCGAAATGTAACTCGGTTTTATATTTAGCTACCGGCTTCTGCAAAGGGACATTATATAACAGCCCTCGAGTGTGGCATTTTATAATTTACCAGCTCAACTTGTGCTGCTTCTAGAAACCCGCCTGTGCTCCCTGGTTCCGCACAGAGccctctcctgcctcccccgGAGCAGAAAAAATACTCCAGCGGGCGCTCACCTGCAGCCGTAAGGCCGCACGGGACGTCGGTCCCCCGGCCCCACGAGGCTCGTCATCTCTCCAGGAATTAGCGCTGTCGCCAGCTCCATTTTCATCATCAAATTCTTGCTCCTGCATAGGAAGGAAAGGAGGTAGCTAGATGCATCCGTGCTGGTGGAAAATCCTCTTCGGGTTGCAAAACCGTCTAATGGGCTCTGAAATCTCCTGGGGGGGGTTGAGAGCATCCCTACGGGCTCCGCAAGGCATCCTGCACGcagctatggaaaaaaatcagtgtccCCAAAGCTGGGCACGTGGGGTGACCTCCCGGGAAGGAGAGCACCTCCTATGAGCCTTAGGAAACAGCAGGAAGGGGCTGGTGTGTGACTCAGAGAGGGACGAGGAAATGTCCAGAAAGCTCAAATCCTGAGCTGGAAACACCATTTTACTAAAAATACACGTCCAGCCCGTTATGGTGCAgggggctgcctccagcccggGAGGTTACGTTTCAGTCGCGTCACTGAGCAGCATCGCCAAGCAGGTGAAACAGGAGagcattaattaattaatcacACGCCCAACGCTCCGTGCTCGAGAGGACCCGGCTGCAGCCAGCGAAGGATTTAAGGCATCGCTCCGTGCTCCCGCAGCCTGAAAGGTCCCAGAGCAGGACCACGAAAAGCAGGGAGATGTGCGAGGGGCCAGACCCACGGGACAAAATCCACATTAACCAAAGggctataaaaagaaaaaggaagaagagaagcgAGCTTTTTGGCCCAGCACATGGGGCACACGAGGACCGGCCGCGTTCCCCTCATCCTGGCCGCTTGCACCCCTGCTATTTCCAACCCTTCCCGGTGCTgcgtgctgcaggcagctcggCAGAGGGGTTTCACCGAGAGACTCATGGTGCTTCGCCTTCGGGCTGCACTTCCTCGTGCAcatgctgtgtctgggctgagGGCTGCGGCCGGAGGGGATGGGGCAGCTCGCTCAGCTGCCTgtgcctgggaggaggctgcggcGCACACCCTCGGTAGTAAACAGGCGCATAATAAAGATAAACGCACCCCGATAAGAAATTTAAGTGCATTTATTTCTGGGGAGGCGAGCTCCAGGTGAGCACCTCTTCCCCCACGGACGGGACCCCCGGGGCAAGAACATCCAGGGGAGCGCAGGAATGGGGTCGTGGATTCAAGGCTGTCCCTTCGCCCCCTGCTGAGTTCAGTTCCCTGCTTCACGGCGCAAaaagcagcaggggcagggtggTGTGGGGACAGGAGTGAAGATCTTCCACTGAGCAAGCTGAAATCCCCCTCCACTGGCTGCCGGGTTTAgcacaaagcaaataaatacatgCTGGGGACAAGGAGGGTGAGCAGCCAGAGGCTTCTTCCTCCACGCACCCCACTGGGGACAGCATCAGCGGGGACACGGAGCAGGGACACGGAGCAGGGCCACCAGGCAGCGTGGCTCACGAGGGAGGATGACGCCCAGCTCGGGAGACTGTCACCCAAGCAACCCGAATTTAAAAGGTCACAGAAAGAAGGAGAACAGAGGGAACGGTGGCCGCCTGCCTTGCTTGAGCCCGAGACACGTGGGGAGAGTGCTGCGGGCCGCCGGGCCGGCACGTGCCGCGACTTTCCTT is part of the Anser cygnoides isolate HZ-2024a breed goose chromosome 17, Taihu_goose_T2T_genome, whole genome shotgun sequence genome and harbors:
- the CCDC63 gene encoding coiled-coil domain-containing protein 63 isoform X4 encodes the protein MPPRQPGQHRFQEAQDRLLALPAPCWVSSFPCFPLGARDFPQENPNCFLGSGEEPQSPAEGFHFSPWKPGWSPGRLPRPASRSLQSKRWSQTGKMKRSKQLRGSGLRRTLSDFTAKEKECRIEAEFSRLQKQFRISAERRKCFGANVRQQIHAQEKEIESLKEEHRGMSLTLSQISSLRNVMQDDRNRMELKCLLQTKDQYDCLIRDRKALLAEQDSQILELQKKIVRQNLIATKVKQANSSKWLQNQIQTLEMRLNNVTVRFDTILAANNKLREEIENLRIQKAILDNFYAKLRKHLDQQKSRMDAAVEQSTQAYEQRVEALARISAMNERHSKDTVQYNVEVQERERIRHQENKLKTFVLAKFTDRFELEEEAKKKEALKAARKAKRRQGESFESREVAYKRLLELAENGDIDQLANGFIEKEGKNFAYFSYATELNNETEKLQQRIKDLQNKTMLFTTDQDNAESSSLHVLKELEEKLSQTTEKANEYEERCKESSKVLGRLKSAMEVLFKEIDCDAMKIKEQLGDNGQITDLNLMQFFALVEKKTNELLLKESVLLYLEADGSLTSQTFTNPLLGGTELLRGTDLPRFCPQPPAPEGAADATDASCPAPTGI
- the CCDC63 gene encoding coiled-coil domain-containing protein 63 isoform X2, which encodes MPPRQPGQHRFQEAQDRLLALPAPCWVSSFPCFPLGARDFPQENPNCFLGSGEEPQSPAEGFHFSPWKPGWSPGRLPRPASRSLQSKRWSQTGKMKRSKLRGSGLRRTLSDFTAKEKECRIEAEFSRLQKQFRISAERRKCFGANVRQQIHAQEKEIESLKEEHRGMSLTLSQISSLRNVMQDDRNRMELKCLLQTKDQYDCLIRDRKALLAEQDSQILELQKKIVRQNLIATKVKQANSSKWLQNQIQTLEMRLNNVTVRFDTILAANNKLREEIENLRIQKAILDNFYAKLRKHLDQQKSRMDAAVEQSTQAYEQRVEALARISAMNERHSKDTVQYNVEVQERERIRHQENKLKTFVLAKFTDRFELEEEAKKKEALKAARKAKRRQGESFESREVAYKRLLELAENGDIDQLANGFIEKEGKNFAYFSYATELNNETEKLQQRIKDLQNKTMLFTTDQDNAESSSLHVLKELEEKLSQTTEKANEYEERCKESSKVLGRLKSAMEVLFKEIDCDAMKIKEQLGDNGQITDLNLMQFFALVEKKTNELLLKESVLLYLEADGSLTSQTFTNPLLGGTELLRGTDLPRFCPQPPAPEGAADATDAFEAPLDHARLRELALQSCERERGSAGSTGKKGRNDI
- the CCDC63 gene encoding coiled-coil domain-containing protein 63 isoform X3 yields the protein MPPRQPGQHRFQEAQDRLLALPAPCWVSSFPCFPLGARDFPQENPNCFLGSGEEPQSPAEGFHFSPWKPGWSPGRLPRPASRSLQSKRWSQTGKMKRSKQLRGSGLRRTLSDFTAKEKECRIEAEFSRLQKQFRISAERRKCFGANVRQQIHAQEKEIESLKEEHRGMSLTLSQISSLRNVMQDDRNRMELKCLLQTKDQYDCLIRDRKALLAEQDSQILELQKKIVRQNLIATKVKQANSSKWLQNQIQTLEMRLNNVTVRFDTILAANNKLREEIENLRIQKAILDNFYAKLRKHLDQQKSRMDAAVEQSTQAYEQRVEALARISAMNERHSKDTVQYNVEVQERERIRHQENKLKTFVLAKFTDRFELEEEAKKKEALKAARKAKRRQGESFESREVAYKRLLELAENGDIDQLANGFIEKEGKNFAYFSYATELNNETEKLQQRIKDLQNKTMLFTTDQDNAESSSLHVLKELEEKLSQTTEKANEYEERCKESSKVLGRLKSAMEVLFKEIDCDAMKIKEQLGDNGQITDLNLMQFFALVEKKTNELLLKESVLLYLEADGSLTSQTFTNPLLGGTELLRGTDLPRFCPQPPAPEGAADATDACECASRGAAGPRAAARAGSPEL